Within Xanthomonas theicola, the genomic segment AGGCTGGCGCGGGCCGCCGCGACGCCGGCGAAGCGCGCCCCGTCGGCGTCGCCATCGGCATTGCCATCGCCGACCAGCAGCAGCGAGTAACCGCTGCCGGTCGCGGCCAGGTTCAACGGCGCGATCACGCCCTGCGGGGTGCGCACCTCGGCGTGCAGCATGGCGCCGCGCGCGGTGGCCGCATGGCGCAGCGCCGCGGCGGCGAGGACGGCTTCGGTGCTGCGCTCGCCGGCGACGATCACCACGAAGATGGGATTCATGCTTGCTCCCGATGCAGGCAGGGGGACGGCGCGCGGGATCGCGGCGACGGGGGGTTCGAGGTGGGGATCATTGCAGCGACTCGATGCCGACCGCGGCGGCGATGCCGTCGACCTGCGCGCGCGGCAGCCGCCGTGCGCCGCCGCTGCCCAGCGTGGCCACGGCGAAGGCGGTGGCCTGGCGCGCGCAGGTCGCCAGGTCGGCCTCGGCCAGCAGCGCCGCGACCAGGCCGGCGACCATCGCATCGCCGGCGCCGACGCTGCTGCCGCCGGCCAGCTGCGGCGGTCGCGCCAGTACGGCCTGTTCGCCGCACACGAACAGTGCACCGTCGGTGCCCAGCGATACCACCACCAGCGCGATGCCGCGGGCGAGCAGCGCGTGCGCGGCCGCCAGCAGCTCGGCGGTCCCGCGCAGCGGCGCGCCGGCCCAGTCTTCCAGTTCGTGGCGGTTGGGCTTGATCGCGAACGGCAATTGCGCGCGCGGCGCCGCCAGCGCCTCGCGCAGCGGCGCGCCGCTGGTGTCCAGCAGCACCCGCGCGCCGGCGGCGCCGGCCTGCGCCTGCAGCATGCGCCAGCCGTCGTCGGCCAGGCCGGCCGGCAGGCTGCCGGTCAACACCACCGGCAGGCCCGGGCGCAACAGCGCGGCCAGGCGCGCGCCGACCTGCTGCAACGCGGCCGCGCCCAGCGGCAGGCCGGGCAGGTTGATGTCGGTGGTGTCGCCGCTGTCGGCGGCGACCAGCTTGAGGTTGGTGCGGGTGTCGCCGGGCACGCGCAGGCAACGGTCGTCGATGCCGCGCGTGGCGAACAGGGTTTCGAACAGGTGCGCGTTGCCGGCGCCGAGCACGCCGAGCGCGGCAGTGGCGATGCCGGCATCGGCCAGGCAGGCGGCGACGTTGATGCCCTTGCCGCCGGCGATGGCGTGCGCGTTGCGCGCGCGATGCACCTGGCCGGGTTGCAGACGGTCGATCGCCACGGTCAGGTCGATCGCCGGATTCAGGCTCACGCTGACGGCCTGCACGCTCATGCGCCTGCTCCGTCCAGCGCGCGCACGTCGGCTGCGCTCTCGCAGTCCAGCG encodes:
- a CDS encoding 1-phosphofructokinase family hexose kinase encodes the protein MSVQAVSVSLNPAIDLTVAIDRLQPGQVHRARNAHAIAGGKGINVAACLADAGIATAALGVLGAGNAHLFETLFATRGIDDRCLRVPGDTRTNLKLVAADSGDTTDINLPGLPLGAAALQQVGARLAALLRPGLPVVLTGSLPAGLADDGWRMLQAQAGAAGARVLLDTSGAPLREALAAPRAQLPFAIKPNRHELEDWAGAPLRGTAELLAAAHALLARGIALVVVSLGTDGALFVCGEQAVLARPPQLAGGSSVGAGDAMVAGLVAALLAEADLATCARQATAFAVATLGSGGARRLPRAQVDGIAAAVGIESLQ